The sequence below is a genomic window from Verrucomicrobiota bacterium.
TAATTATTTTATCCATCACCCGGTGATGCTTTTAGAGATATGGCATGGGGGAATGTCCAGTCACGGGGGGATGGCGGGAGTGATCCTGGTGATGATCTGGTTTGCGCGTAAACACAAGTTATCCTTTTGGAATATTGCCGATAATATGGCCTGTGTTGTCCCTGTGGGGTTATTTTTCGGAAGACTGGCGAATTTTATTAACGGTGAGCTTTACGGCAAAATCACTAATATCCCTTGGGCGGTCATTTTCAAGGATGCCAACGGGTCTTTGACCGATCCACGCCATCCCTCGCAACTCTATGAAGCGGCAGGTGAAGGCCTGCTTCTTTTTACCATCCTTTGGCTTTTACGATTCACCAAATATTCAATTCCTGATGGACGTTTAAGTGGTTTTTTCCTGGTTGCTTACGGTGTCATCCGTATTTTTGTCGAGATTTTCAGGGAGCCGGATGCCGATTTAATCCTTGGATTGAGCCGCGGCCAATTCTATTCTCTTTTCTGCGTTCTAGCAGGATTGGGCATTCTATTACTCCGTCGCCCCAAAAGAAGCTAAAAAACATTCGCAAAAAGGGATTGCCTGCCTGTTGACAACTGATAGCCTAAGGTCGATATGAAATTCATCGCATTAACAGTTGTTGCCTCTTTGGCAGTATTATTCGTCGGTTGCTCTTCCACACCGAAAACAACCTCGAGTAATAACACAGTCGTTCACGAAATGAGCGGCTCGAAATAGTCAGTCTTTTTCTTGATTTTTTAATTAAGGAAGAAACCAATCTCAAAGCTTACCATAGTAATCTTATGGTAAGCTTTTTTTATTCCCCTATCACATCCAAGAGCATGATCCCATCCCTGGATCTACCGGAATAGCCCCTAAAATCTTGATAAGGTAAAAGAGTAAATGATAGGCAGAGAAATCAATGAGAACAAGGTGGTAACCAATACCAATGCCGATGCGAGCGGGGCATCACACCCGTATTTACGCGCAAAAACTACCATAAAAAGGGAAGAAGGCATAGCCGCTACCATCACTAAAACACCGCACCACATGGGATCAACCGCCAAAAACATCCCTGTCTGACGTATGAACAAGGGCTGGAGAAGCACTTTGATCAAGACAACAACAATGGCCGCACCTGCGATGATTTTCCTATTCACTGGAGAAAAGACAAATCCTGCAAGCATAGCAGCAGCAATCGCTGTAATGACCGTCCAGAATAGATAGAAACAATTAATCATTCCTGAAACCGGCACTATTTTTTGTGGTAAACCGGCTAATTGGGCCAGTCCACCCAGAAGGAATGCGAGAAAGATGGGGGAATAAAGGAATTTGAGGAGTTCATTAAAAACAACTTTTTTACCTTGTTTCTGGTTTCCAAAAACAATCGCAACGGGAATACTTAACACCAGAACCACAATAGAAATACCCAACCCCATACTGATAATCGCCTCCGTAAAGGCACTCCATTGCCCTGAGTAAAGACTTGAGACAAGAGCGAATCCAGTAATCGAGGCCGCCCCACCCCCGGAACACAGAATCAGGGACCCCGTGCTGGCAGCATTGAGTTTTAACACTTTTTCCGCCACCAGATAAGCAATCATCCCCCCGAAAATGGCGGTGGCATAAACCAAAAGAGGGGCAAACATAAGATTCAAGATCACCGGCGAAATCAATAAACCCAGAAAGACAGATACAGGAAGAGCCACTTTCATGAGTATGTCCGTCAAACATTTCTCATTGTCCTGTGATATCAGAGATTTCTTTTTTAAATAAAAAGCTAAACCGTAGAGGCCGAGTAATACAATTTCGGTTTTAAAAACACTCCAGATCGTATCCATGCCCATAATTTGACAAATTTCTCCGGACAAACCAAGATTAAAATGGATAAGCGATAAAACTCATTATTCAGTTTCCCTCGGCTGAGTAGAAAGCCCTTGACGGGGCAAGAAATTGCAGGTGTATTCAATCGTCTAAATTTCAGCGAGAGGAGATTCCATGAGCAAAATCGCAAAACTTGAATACGATGGCAAAATTCAAGAATTATCAGTGATCGAAGGTACCGAGAAAGAGCTCGGGGTCGATGTTAGCCAACTCCGCGCCCAAACAGGACTGGTTTGTCTGGACGAAGGGTTTGGTAACACAGCCTCTTGTAAGAGTGAAATCACCTTTATTGATGGTGACAAGGGGATTTTACGATACAGAGGCATTCCCATCGAGGAAATGGCTGAAAATTCCTCATTTATTGAAACTGCCTACCTCTTAATCTGGGGCCATCTCCCTTCACGTGAGGAATTACGCGGCTTTTCAAACCACCTCATGGATGAGTCAATGATCCATGAAAATATGAAATTTCTTTTCGAGGGATTCCCCTCCACAGCTCATCCCATGGCCATCCTTTCAGCGATGATTAATGCCATGGGCTGCTTTGAACCGGTCGGTGAAGTCCTTGACGCCAAACAATTTGAACGTGCCACAGCCGCCCTTTTGGCAAAAGTCTGTACAATTGCCGCGTGCTCCTACCGAAAATCCCGAGGACTACCCTTTAATTATCCAAATCCGGCATTCAAGTACGCGGCCAATTTCCTGCATATGATGTTTTCCATGCCCCACAAGGAATACGTTCCTGAGCCCGAAGCCGCCCATGCACTGGACATGCTCCTTTTACTGCATGCCGACCACGAGCAAAATTGCTCCACATCCACAGTCCGGATGGTGGCCTCCAGCCGTGCCAATATCTATGCCAGTACAGCCGCCGGGGTTTGCGCCCTCTGGGGTTCCCGTCATGGCGGAGCTAACCAAGCTGTCTTGGAAATGCTCGAGCAAATCCACAAGGAAGGTGATGACGGCTCGAAGTTTATTAATGCCGCAAAAGATAAAAATAGCGGCCGCCGTTTAATGGGTTTTGGCCACCGGGTTTACCGGAATTACGATCCCCGCGCCAAAATCATTAAAAGAGCTTGCGATAATTTACTCAAAAAGATGGGAATCTCTGATCCCCTTTTGGACATTGCCCGCAAGCTTGAAGAAGTCGCCATTCATGATCCCTACTTTGTTGAGCGGAAACTTTATCCTAATGTCGATTTCTACAGCGGGATTATCCTCCGAGCCCTCGGGATTCCCACCCAAATGTTTACGGTTATGTTCTCCATCGGGCGCATGCCTGGTTGGATCGCCCAATACAAGGAAATCTCTGACGACCTGAGCAACCGGATCGCACGGCCGAGACAGATTTACATCGGCAAGGAGCTGAACCATTTCCTGCCAATAGAAGAACGGGGTTAATCCCCCCCCTCGATGGTTATTCCATTTTGACCGGCACTCCCGGTAACGGGAATTATTTTCTTTTTGACACAGGATACCTATGCCCGATATCAGTGAATACGTTGTCAAATACGACGCCCAGAAATGTTTGATCGAATCCCAGAGTCGCTTTCTTTTAGACTGCTACAAAAAGCTCACGGGGCATCACTTGATCGAGATTGAAGAAACTGCGAGTCCTACACAAATTGCCCAGGCTGTTTTTTTCGCTCCATTTGCGATCCTGTCCGGGGGTAATGAATCAGATCAAATACTTAATTACGCGAATCTCAAAGCCTTGCAGCTTTGGGAAATGGAATGGACGGAGATTACCCGTACCCCCTCCCGACTGACGGCTGAACCCCTCCATCGAGATGAAAGGGCCCGATTTTTAGAAAAAGTTCGAGTCGAAGGTTATATCAGCGACTACCAAGGCATCCGCATTTCAAAAAACAAACGCCGGTTCAGGATTGAAGAGGCCACAGTGTGGAATCTTGTGTGCCCCGATGATGGAGAATTCCTCGGCCAAGCGGCAACATTTTCACGATACACTTACCTGTGATTTATGTCTCATTTTCGGTTTTTAATCCCGCCTTCTTTGCTGGCGGTGGTTTTTGAATTCCGTAGAAAAAATATTATTTTCGGGTTAGCGCAGGCATCAAAACTGCTTTATACTACAATCATGGGACAACTGACAAAATCCAATCTCTCGACATTATTGAGGGACGAAGACCCGGCAATCGTCACCTTAATGCGCCAGCAGCTCTATGAACTAGGGACAAACGACATTGAGTCTCTGGAGAAACTCCTCCACTGTGATGATGCTGTGGTATCCCGTCATATCCAAGAGGTGCTCGACGAGGTATTAATCGAGCAAAACGAACAGGATTTCCTCCTGTATTGTCATTCATTCAGCGAAGACGGCGACATGGAGGAGGCCGCTTGGCGCTTGGCCGCAGTCTGTTATCCGAGGGTAAATTATGAAGCCGGGAAAAGGACATTGGATGAGTGGGCCGAGAAGTTACGCTTGCGCCTGACGAACCCGGACAATGCGATTAAAGGCATTAATGATATTGCCGCTTTTGTTACTTATGAACTTGGATTCCATCCAAACGACTCGACCTATTACGACACGGAAAATAGTTTTATCAACCGTGTTATTGAGACGAGGACAGGCATCCCCATTACCCTTTCCCTGATCTATCTTTTCCTTGGAAAACGGCTGGACCTGCCTATTCACGGGATCGGCCTGCCCGGACGCTTTATCTGCGCTTGGGATAATGTCCTTTTCGACCCATTCAATAAAGGACAAATCCTCTCCAAGGATGATTGTATCCGGATGCTCGAAGACATGGGTATTTCATTCCAGGAAGGTTTTCTTTCCGTCACCCCTTCAAAGGCCATTCTCATGCGGATGATCCATAACCTCGTCAATATCTACGCCTCCGAGAACAATACTGACATGCAACAAAAAATGATTAATTTCATCGTCGCATTACAGACTTAACTCGACGGCTTCTTCGGTCGAGAGACTCAACTCCGAAGTCGACCGTTTCTTGCAGAAGCAATAGCGGGGAAAATAATAATACGCATTAGCTCGCCTCTGGCAGACATTGCCGAAGACGACGTGTAGGTCACCCATTGAAAACGGTATCCTTTCCATCCCTGGGGAGAAGGAAGTCAAAGTCAGTTGATTCAAGGCTCTTGAAACAGAATAAAAACTTCAGCTAGTGCAAATTGCACCGGCTTTTTTTCTGACGATCACAAAAAGACCCGCTCCATCGAGACAGTTTTCCCAAAAACTTTTTGCCCCCAGGCTGTTTGTACTGTAGTTATAGACAAAACCCCCTTTTATGATTTCTTTTATCCCCCCATCTTTTCAAAACAAATTGTTCCTGATTTTTTCGATTACCCTGCTCTTGAGCCTTCCTGCCCAGGCCATTTGGCCCTTCCCGGATTCTTCTGAAAAGGCGAACCCTCCCAAAAAACAAGCGCCCCCGGCTATTACAGAGTCGATGACACCACTATCCTCCACACCCGAAGGTGGAAAACAACAGTTAGGAACAAGCTTCTCCGGTGTCGTGGATTTAGCGGGTAAAAGTGTGGTCAATATCCAGACGCTCTCAACCGGCAAAAAAAAATCCCCGGTCAAAAAACATCCCTCGTTGGATGACGAGTTTATGAAACGCTTTTTTAACAAGCCAAATAGCCCACTGGACAAACCGGAAGGGCGACGGATCCACAGCCTCGGATCGGGTATTATTGTTTCGCCGGAAGGTTATATCCTGACGAATAATCATGTCATTGACGGGGCCGACGAAATCAAAATCACCCTCAAAGATGATAAGACTGAGTACAAGGCAAAACTCATTGGGACCGATCCAAAGACTGATATTGCCCTCTTGAAAATCGATGCCAAAGACCTTCCTTCCATTGAGTTCGGTAATAGCGACCTCCTCCGAGTCGGTGATATCGTCCTGGCGATCGGAAATCCCTTTGGTTTGGGGCAGACAGTCACCATGGGTATTATTAGTGCTACCGGGCGCAGCGGCATCGGGGTATCCGACCTCGAGAATTTCATCCAGACGGATGCCTCCATCAATCAAGGTAATAGCGGCGGAGCCCTCGTAAATACCTCTGGCGAACTCATCGGGATCAATAATGCCATTTTCAGCCAGAGCGGCGGAAATATCGGGATCGGATTTGCCGTCCCTGTGAATATGGCCAAAAACATCATGGAGCTGCTGATCAAAGACGGTAAAGTCACCCGGGGATACTTAGGAGTCGTCATTCAACCGGTGACACCGAAAATCGCCGAGTTCTTTAAACTCCCTGATAGCACCGGAGCACTGGTGGGGGATGTCACGAGTGGCAGCGGGGCAGAAGCTGCCGGGATTAAACGCGGTGACGTCATTATCGAGCTCGATGGCCGGAAAATAAAAGATTCCAAAGAGTTACAGCTCCTTGTTTCCCAAAATGCCCCCGGGAAAAAAGTCTCGATCAAAGCCATTCGCGACGGCAAACCCCGTATCTTTTCGGTATCACTCAAGATTTTACCCGACAAAAAAACCGACGGATCCGGGATCAATCCGGCTGAAATCCCCAAGAAAAACCTTTTTGAAGGAGTGGAAATCGGAAATATTGACGCCCCACTCCGTACCCAGTTCAATCTCCCGGGTAATTTATCCGGGGCCTTCGTCACCAATGTCGATCCGGAAAGTGCCGCAGCAGAAGCCGGGCTCCATCCCGGGGATATCATCCAAGAGATCAATCGGGTTAAAATCAGTGACGCCACATCCGCTTATCAAGCTAAACAAAATGTCAAAGATAAATCCTCCGTGGTTGTCTTGTGGAACGATGGCACAACCAGATATATCGTCATCGAAGAGTAATTTCCCCACCCGACTCACCTGGATATTAAGGCCCCATCTAATGAGGGCATCCGCTTCGGTCATTAATATTTAAAATTCAGGCTTGGCGAATGGGGCAATTTGCGTGTGAATAATCGGCCTATGTTATCAGCTGGAATCGTTGGTTTGCCGAATGTGGGAAAATCCACATTATTTAATGCCCTCACCCGCTCGCGTAAAGCTGAGTCGGCCAATTACCCTTTTTGCACGATCGACCCGAATGTCGGGGTCGTCACAGTGCCCGATCCCCGTCTGGAGCAACTTGCTAAAATCGAGAACTCTCAAAAGATTGTCCCCGCGGCCATTGAATTTGTCGATATCGCCGGTTTGGTCAAAGGGGCGGCCCAAGGCGAAGGGCTGGGCAACCAATTCCTCGCCGCCATCCGAGAAGTCCATGCCATTACCCAGGTCGTGCGCTGTTTCGATGATGAAAATATCCACCATGTCAACGGTTCTGTCGACCCGGTCCGCGATATCGAGGTGATTAATACCGAGCTCATCCTCTCCGACCTTGCCGGTATCCAAAAGCGGAGGGAAAAAACAATCAAGCTCGCCCGTGGAAATAATAAGGAAGCAATTGCAGAGCTCGCTGTCCTGGAAAAACTTGAGCCTTACCTCGACTCGGGTAAACCCGCCCATACCATCCAGCTCTCCGATGATGAGAAAATCATCATGAAATCATTTTTCCTCCTCAGCGGTAAACCGACCATCTTTGCCTGTAACGTGGCCGAAGGAGACCTCGCAAAGGGAGACGAGAATCCTTACGTCCAGAAAGTCCGTGAATACGTCAAAACCCATCTCGACACGGAAGCCGTCGTCATCAGCGCCCAGATCGAAAGCGAACTCATCGACCTCAGCCCTGAAGAAGCCGCCGCTTACCTCAAAGACCTCGGGGTGGAAGAGTCCGGCGTCGGCGCCTTGATCCGTGCTGCATACAAATTACTCGGCCTCCAGACATACTTCACTCTCGGGCCAAAAGAAACACATGCCTGGACCATCCGCGTCGGGGCTAAAGCACCGGAAGCCGCTGGCGTCATCCATACCGATTTTGAACGTGGCTACATCGCTGCCGAATGCACGGCATGTAGTGATTTGCTCTCACTGGGCTCATTCACCAAGGCCAAGGAAGCCGGCAAACTCCGCCTCGAAGGCAAGGAATACACCGTTAAAGACGGTGATGTCATGGAGTTCCGCTTTAATGTATCCAAATAAAGCATGAGCGAACCGGTTTTCACTGCTTACACTTCCTCGGCACGGGATCGCCTGCTGCCGTTAGTGAAAATGTTTTATGCTCACGAGCAAGTTGTTTTTGATGAGAAAATCATTTTCTCG
It includes:
- the lgt gene encoding prolipoprotein diacylglyceryl transferase; amino-acid sequence: MISMIFLAYYIHDLNPVIFHIYGPAAVRWYGLAYLSGFITAFFLLKYLIRKNKLHMPEKILADFIMWAAFLGVMAGGRIGYILLYDFNYFIHHPVMLLEIWHGGMSSHGGMAGVILVMIWFARKHKLSFWNIADNMACVVPVGLFFGRLANFINGELYGKITNIPWAVIFKDANGSLTDPRHPSQLYEAAGEGLLLFTILWLLRFTKYSIPDGRLSGFFLVAYGVIRIFVEIFREPDADLILGLSRGQFYSLFCVLAGLGILLLRRPKRS
- a CDS encoding AEC family transporter, producing MDTIWSVFKTEIVLLGLYGLAFYLKKKSLISQDNEKCLTDILMKVALPVSVFLGLLISPVILNLMFAPLLVYATAIFGGMIAYLVAEKVLKLNAASTGSLILCSGGGAASITGFALVSSLYSGQWSAFTEAIISMGLGISIVVLVLSIPVAIVFGNQKQGKKVVFNELLKFLYSPIFLAFLLGGLAQLAGLPQKIVPVSGMINCFYLFWTVITAIAAAMLAGFVFSPVNRKIIAGAAIVVVLIKVLLQPLFIRQTGMFLAVDPMWCGVLVMVAAMPSSLFMVVFARKYGCDAPLASALVLVTTLFSLISLPIIYSFTLSRF
- a CDS encoding citrate synthase, translated to MSKIAKLEYDGKIQELSVIEGTEKELGVDVSQLRAQTGLVCLDEGFGNTASCKSEITFIDGDKGILRYRGIPIEEMAENSSFIETAYLLIWGHLPSREELRGFSNHLMDESMIHENMKFLFEGFPSTAHPMAILSAMINAMGCFEPVGEVLDAKQFERATAALLAKVCTIAACSYRKSRGLPFNYPNPAFKYAANFLHMMFSMPHKEYVPEPEAAHALDMLLLLHADHEQNCSTSTVRMVASSRANIYASTAAGVCALWGSRHGGANQAVLEMLEQIHKEGDDGSKFINAAKDKNSGRRLMGFGHRVYRNYDPRAKIIKRACDNLLKKMGISDPLLDIARKLEEVAIHDPYFVERKLYPNVDFYSGIILRALGIPTQMFTVMFSIGRMPGWIAQYKEISDDLSNRIARPRQIYIGKELNHFLPIEERG
- a CDS encoding MEKHLA domain-containing protein, with protein sequence MPDISEYVVKYDAQKCLIESQSRFLLDCYKKLTGHHLIEIEETASPTQIAQAVFFAPFAILSGGNESDQILNYANLKALQLWEMEWTEITRTPSRLTAEPLHRDERARFLEKVRVEGYISDYQGIRISKNKRRFRIEEATVWNLVCPDDGEFLGQAATFSRYTYL
- a CDS encoding transglutaminase-like domain-containing protein, which gives rise to MSHFRFLIPPSLLAVVFEFRRKNIIFGLAQASKLLYTTIMGQLTKSNLSTLLRDEDPAIVTLMRQQLYELGTNDIESLEKLLHCDDAVVSRHIQEVLDEVLIEQNEQDFLLYCHSFSEDGDMEEAAWRLAAVCYPRVNYEAGKRTLDEWAEKLRLRLTNPDNAIKGINDIAAFVTYELGFHPNDSTYYDTENSFINRVIETRTGIPITLSLIYLFLGKRLDLPIHGIGLPGRFICAWDNVLFDPFNKGQILSKDDCIRMLEDMGISFQEGFLSVTPSKAILMRMIHNLVNIYASENNTDMQQKMINFIVALQT
- a CDS encoding DegQ family serine endoprotease; the protein is MFLIFSITLLLSLPAQAIWPFPDSSEKANPPKKQAPPAITESMTPLSSTPEGGKQQLGTSFSGVVDLAGKSVVNIQTLSTGKKKSPVKKHPSLDDEFMKRFFNKPNSPLDKPEGRRIHSLGSGIIVSPEGYILTNNHVIDGADEIKITLKDDKTEYKAKLIGTDPKTDIALLKIDAKDLPSIEFGNSDLLRVGDIVLAIGNPFGLGQTVTMGIISATGRSGIGVSDLENFIQTDASINQGNSGGALVNTSGELIGINNAIFSQSGGNIGIGFAVPVNMAKNIMELLIKDGKVTRGYLGVVIQPVTPKIAEFFKLPDSTGALVGDVTSGSGAEAAGIKRGDVIIELDGRKIKDSKELQLLVSQNAPGKKVSIKAIRDGKPRIFSVSLKILPDKKTDGSGINPAEIPKKNLFEGVEIGNIDAPLRTQFNLPGNLSGAFVTNVDPESAAAEAGLHPGDIIQEINRVKISDATSAYQAKQNVKDKSSVVVLWNDGTTRYIVIEE
- the ychF gene encoding redox-regulated ATPase YchF; protein product: MLSAGIVGLPNVGKSTLFNALTRSRKAESANYPFCTIDPNVGVVTVPDPRLEQLAKIENSQKIVPAAIEFVDIAGLVKGAAQGEGLGNQFLAAIREVHAITQVVRCFDDENIHHVNGSVDPVRDIEVINTELILSDLAGIQKRREKTIKLARGNNKEAIAELAVLEKLEPYLDSGKPAHTIQLSDDEKIIMKSFFLLSGKPTIFACNVAEGDLAKGDENPYVQKVREYVKTHLDTEAVVISAQIESELIDLSPEEAAAYLKDLGVEESGVGALIRAAYKLLGLQTYFTLGPKETHAWTIRVGAKAPEAAGVIHTDFERGYIAAECTACSDLLSLGSFTKAKEAGKLRLEGKEYTVKDGDVMEFRFNVSK